Within Helicoverpa zea isolate HzStark_Cry1AcR chromosome 17, ilHelZeax1.1, whole genome shotgun sequence, the genomic segment gctacggcggctgtactcatgtaaggagattagccaactacgcaggacatattaagcatttgcgcagacacaggtgcactccctattcctttactctcataacccgatgggacggcaatccgacacgaccggtaagagatcaggcgcaggaccgacatttacgtgctctccgatgcacgggtgtatcaatcaccagcttccaggctccggtctgctttgtgaaagtcttctaaaacccacaaagcgatttcggcccgactcgggaatcgaacccgagacctcgtgctcagcagccgcacttgcgacagctagaccaacgaggcagtatgcaagattattataatatcaaacaaGTTACACTACAACCAATGAATACCTTACATTACTGGCTGGTCAATTTACCAAAAAGGCGTAACTTCTGTTTCTAACCAAAACCTTTTCCTCATTTTCAGTTGGCGTACCTTGCAGTCTTAATATTCGCACTCATTGCAGTAGCGAGCGCGGGGTTAGATACCCGACCTAGCGTGAGGGTGGCTCGTGGCATAGTTGGTCAGCACCATCGTCATGGCTACGGGTACAGCGGTGGCAATAGGGATAGACATGGACAAACTAAGGACCTGAGAAAACCTTGAAAAGAACACTACAGCGAAGCCAAAGACTTTCATTGTAATAttgattaattgtttatttgaaaatcttcTGAATTTCACAcaagttttatttgtaaagtgATGATCTAACTAATTAGCCTTAGTTTAGTAAAAGTAATCTAAAGCAAACGctcttgttttatttcttacatCGTTGCTTATGAtccttaaccttatgatcgatccaCGCGGCTATGAAAAGGTACCtaccttttaaaaaaaatgaagatttGACCGCCGTTAAATGCTTACTGAACAATCATAAAATGCAGTTGAAGAGCAATTGTTCTCCAAATAACTGACTAACAACTTATTACTTTTTGTATATCACTCCTTTTTTGCCCCGAACTTTCAGACTCATTTAGCAAATATCCTTTTTTGTTGAATTCTGCACCCGACTCCAAGTTGTGGCTGAAATACTCGGGTTTGGTTGCAAAAACATGTACATGAAAATATGTACGTTCAtgagagtaggtacctacttgtgaTGAAGTTCTTTAACATAGGAATAATGTAACACTCAGTTGTTAATTTGTAATCCAGGATATATAAATCAATTCAAAGTTCTTTCATTAATACATTATGGTGTGTCCATAAGGGTGCCTCCACATTTCTGGTGCATGTTGAGAATCCACAGCCAGTAAGACGTCATCATCGGCTGTGTTGAGCAGATCCGCCAGTTTTGGACCTTCGCTTTCTGCCAACACCACCATGGCGATGAGTGCCCACACCAAGAAGACTATGAACGCATACTGGAATAATAAATGGAGTTCCATATTCaaatgtagaaaaataaaatatagtggACGATCTTAGAGTATACACAGCAGAGAGtctttattacataatttaattggAAGGTGATTGAACTctcagaaaaataaataataatcaatcgCTAGAAAGATTTGACACggataacacaaaaaaaaagttgtgagTGAGGTGGATATCCTCAATCACAGTTATTAATTGTCAGTTTTAGACAGTCAAGCTCAACACTATTtcgatttatttaaaattgtattggaTTCAAATAGGGCTTTATTATTTGAGGAAGTAGTACCACAGATtgctataatagttactacgtaagtaTTACCCTTTTGTACAGACTTTAGAAGAAGACTTTAGCAGAAgacaatcaaaaatattttggtgaaaCAAAACAAGAGAGGATAAGGAACCTCTtactttttggaaagtcggttaaaaatagtaaCTACTAAACAATACTTACAGTTTGCATCGTAATTGCTCCTGATACGAATGGTGCCATAGGCTGGTCATGATGTTTATATACCTCTATTATCTTAAGATTAATCGGGTGATCGTCATTTTTTATCACATTAGATTCGGTCCTGACTAATGTTGGAACCTACAGGAATAGATTCTTTGATCTAAACAACTACGTATTTAGGTACTTTCGTAATGTCAAAGTATCAATAAGTATGGCAAAAAGTTAAGATCGTGTTGAtgctattataataatttattggctTACAGAACATCTAGGTATTATGGTACGACTCCTGATATAAAGTTTTTGCAGGAAATCTAGACACATGGCAGTGtatccgccaagttcgagcaaaaaaaagcgacacaccggccgtgggttatattacacgaaccatttcgggccaaattcgacccccctataactcaaaatctattttatttacgcatatcaaatttctagtatctgttcagaccccctcacttatctaaaatacaaagtttcattaatatacctattgtaggtcttgagatattgacgtcagaaaatcgctatttttactatacactcactgactgactgactcactcatcaaaaacctagaccacttccaatggtcgtattgacttgaaatttggcatcgAGATAgatctttatgtcaaggtaaagggaaaaatctgaaaatggccaagtgtgagtcagtttcaaaataatgaaggtgtaaatttatacccctaaggaactaaaacgaactaaaatctatatttatataatttatattcgaGTGGTCGTAaagatctgaaattcgttacaaggGTTTGTATTTAgacaaagtaaagtaaaaatctaaaaacggccaagtgtgagtcactttggaaaataacgaatgtgtaattttgatccacgaacataatatatgataacatgtcatattgatttctgacacttacgcgaatattagacatttaaataaaactacttttacggattttatcgcgttatattaatattatttaatcccgacgtttcggatcctttacagcatccatggtcacgggcagactaaggtgttggtcgtcttgatatattagttacaaacagctaccctacattttgttgattattattgacaatccgattcacgcaaaacgagctcactgtatccataggtcgagcagttgtaggcttggattttgatttaatagtttctatgatgggattccaagcaggtggtatgcaccagccatcttctctattgaaatttggatgttttttaatttcaatagcctcgcgaatcatcctaggtaggaatcggttttctcttgcaaggacttgtggtttatcaaatctgatgtaatgctgggccttgtctagtgtgtgttcacaaactgctgactgtctggaacggcggtgtttgacatcggcgatgtgttcttttacgcgggtccctatgcttcttttagtttggcctatgtaagagagaccacaatcacattcaagcttgtatacacccgcatcttgtagaggtatgtgacacttgacaggtggtaagaattgactgatcttcttcagcggcttgaagtaggttttgattgaagctcgcttcaagatgtagccaatcttgtctgtgactcctcttatgtatggaagaacagcaggtagacgctcaactgtggctggtttcacgcgggttctgcgacgagggcgcggtactcggagcttgttgtcgtgcagtacttgcttgacatgttgaagctcagcacccaggtgttgttcatcgcagatcccacgtgctctctgaaacaatgatttaccaacggtagataactgtgttgggtggtggtgggactcaccatgaaggtatttgtctgtatgggttttcttccgatacacagtgtgactcaaggtgttattagggttacggataaccaaaacatctaagaaagctaaggagttgtttgcctctgactccatagtgaattgaattttggggtttatggagttaagatgatttaaaaatgctgTGACTTTGTCAGATGGTAGTATTGTGAAAGTATCATCTACGTACCGCTTGTAGAATTTGGGTGTTACGGGTGCAGATTGCAGGGCTCGCTCCTCAAAATCCTCCATGAAGATATCAGCAACAATGGGAGATACTGGGGAGCCCATTGCTACACCATCCACTTGCGTGTAGAAGTGATTATTCCACAGTAAATAGCCAGATGTTAGGCAATGTTTTAACAGTTCAGCATATTCAGTAGGCATGTTATTCTCTGCTAGTTTCTTAGACACAATCTTGATGCAGTCTTCAACAGGTAAGCATGTAAACAATGACTGAACATCAAAACTGACCATAGTTTCATTGTCAGCTAGTTGTAGGTGTTTTATTTCACTGACAAAATGGTACGAGTCCTTTACATATGCTGCTGTGTTTCCTCtcaatggtgaaagtactttagCCAGATGTTGAGCCAATCTGTAGGTTGGTGAGTCGATTTGGCTGACTATTGGTCGTAGCGGAGCATTAGGTTTGTGTATCTTCGGTAGCCCATACAGCTTTGGTGGTTTTGCGCAGCTAGGAACTAGGTATTTTACGTCTAGATTCAATGTTTCGGAGtacttttttatcaaatcactagttgatttcaatgtttttgttgtgGGGTCGGTCTTCActtgtttatatgtactttcatccgataaaaggtcttgtattttattattgtaatctgACGTATCCATCACCACCGTAGCATTACCTTTATCTGCACGTAGAATAGGCCTAGAAGGCCTATTCTACGTGCAGAtaaaggtaaaattaaaaggcaaaaacattgaaatcaactagtgatttgataaaaaagtaCTCCGAAACATTGAATCTAGACGTAAAATACCTAGTTCCTAGCTGCGCAAAACCACCAAAGCTGTATGGGCTACCGAAGATACACAAACCTAATGCTCCGCTACGACCAATAGTCAGCCAAATCGACTCACCAACCTACAGATTGGCTCAACATCTGGctaaagtactttcaccattgaGAGGAAACACAGCAGCATATGTAAAGGACTCGTACCATTTTGTCAGTGAAATAAAACACCTACAACTAGCTGACAATGAAACTATGGTCAGTTTTGATGTTCAGTCATTGTTTACATGCTTACCTGTTGAAGACTGCATCAAGATTGTGTCTAAGAAACTAGCAGAGAATAACATGCCTACTGAATATGCTGAACTGTTAAAACATTGCCTAACATCTGGCTATTTACTGTGGAATAATCACTTCTACACGCAAGTGGATGGTGTAGCAATGGGCTCCCCAGTATCTCCCATTGTTGCTGATATCTTCATGGAGGATTTTGAGGAGCGAGCCCTGCAATCTGCACCCGTAACACCCAAATTCTACAAGCGGTACGTAGATGATACTTTCACAATACTACCATCTGACAAAGTCAcagcatttttaaatcatcttaactccataaaccccaaaattcaattcactatggagtcagaggcaaacaactccttagctttcttagatgttttggttatccgtaaccctaataacaccttgagtcacactgtgtatcggaagaaaacccatacagacaaataccttcatggtgagtcccaccaccacccaacacagttatctaccgttggtaaatcattgtttcagagagcacgtgggatctgcgatgaacaacacctgggtgctgagcttcaacatgtcaagcaagtactgcacgacaacaagctccgagtaccgcgccctcgtcgcagaacccgcgtgaaaccagccacagttgagcgtctacctgctgttcttccatacataagaggagtcacagacaagattggctacatcttgaagcgagcttcaatcaaaacctacttcaagccgctgaagaagatcagtcaattcttaccacctgtcaagtgtcacatacctctacaagatgcgggtgtatacaagcttgaatgtgattgtggtctctcttacataggccaaactaaaagaagcatagggacccgcgtaaaagaacacatcgccgatgtcaaacaccgccgttccagacagtcagcagtttgtgaacacacactagacaaggcccagcattacatcagatttgataaaccacaagtccttgcaagagaaaaccgattcctacctaggatgattcgcgaggctattgaaattaaaaaacatccaaatttcaatagagaagatggctggtgcataccacctgcttggaatcccatcatagaaactattaaatcaaaatccaagcctacaactgctcgacctatggatacagtgagctcgttttgcgtgaatcggattgtcaataataatcaacaaaatgtagggtagctgtttgtaactaatatatcaagacgaccaacaccttagtctgcccgtgaccatggatgctgtaaaggatccgaaacgtcgggattaaataatattaatataacgcgataaaatccgtaaaagtagttttatttaaataacatgtcatgtcagtcagttggtaaatctagtccatttagttaatctagttcatttctttgtaagaagcatatccaaaaatctgaaagatagtataaatgagacatttccttaactaacttaatcatgagaaaaaaataaaataaacaaccttacaaaaataaatgaaatcccacccaaaacaaaaatgtgaaaggctgccaagttcgataatatgggaatgcttcgcctataaaagaagtgagatctaaataagtaccaagttccatacacatacctcagttaaaaatagttactttttaatgatgttacttggcaagttttaataaaaaattacatacttgattcattgcgtttagtaggtttataacaaggtgtgtgaaaacttgccaagtaggtaacatcattaaaaagtaactatttttcagggtgcgtccacatctggcgaatgcgcagcacgcgagccgatcgcgagctgtccgcgagctgcgcgcgtgcagtcactgcaatagttcggtgcgcctctttagcgcaactcacgcaaggctcgtatagagcgcgcgagcggcgcgcgatctgcgcgcaatcagttctcgcccttacagttccgtatattggctcagtactatcgaagatggcagacgtcgcgcgccgcctgcgcgccgctcgcgtgcggcgcttaggtcgcgcgcgagctgcgcgcgggcggcgcagaagcggcgcacgaacaaaaatgcacgcgcgcagctcgcggacaactcgtgatcggctcgcgtgctgcgcattcgcggcgcattcgcggcgcattcgccagatgtggacgcaccctaactgaggtatgtgtatggaacttggtacttatttagatctcacttcttttataggcgaagcattgccatattatcgaacttggcagcctttcacatttttgttttgggtgggtaggATATTAAACGAAGTGATTTAAGCTGCTGTGATTCTTTTCCTTCTCCATTTTAAAAGAAATGAAACTACCAAATACAAAGAAActaatgtttacaaaatatatatccCTAAATAATTACCATGACCGCAATAAATGAtgttaaaaaaaccggccaagtgcgagccggactcgcgcacgtagggttccgtaccatccaaactaatctatacatataataaatctgtagaaaagtaatttttgtacattgaagaaattgacaaaaaaaatagccagcatgttaaaggataactaacagaacccatttccatcatttttgtcatttttgtctgtttgtctgcttgtctgtttgtctgtttgtctgtttgtctgtttatctgtttgtttgtttgggattcacgtaaaatctacgaattaaatgcaaaCAATGCttgtatacaaaaattctacgtaacttggggtattacttagtttttgtttcatcgaaatcgattcactctatcaaaagatatgattaat encodes:
- the LOC124638379 gene encoding uncharacterized protein LOC124638379; protein product: MVSFDVQSLFTCLPVEDCIKIVSKKLAENNMPTEYAELLKHCLTSGYLLWNNHFYTQVDGVAMGSPVSPIVADIFMEDFEERALQSAPVTPKFYKRYVDDTFTILPSDKVTAFLNHLNSINPKIQFTMESEANNSLAFLDVLVIRNPNNTLSHTVYRKKTHTDKYLHGESHHHPTQLSTVGKSLFQRARGICDEQHLGAELQHVKQVLHDNKLRVPRPRRRTRVKPATVERLPAVLPYIRGVTDKIGYILKRASIKTYFKPLKKISQFLPPVKCHIPLQDAGVYKLECDCGLSYIGQTKRSIGTRVKEHIADVKHRRSRQSAVCEHTLDKAQHYIRFDKPQVLARENRFLPRMIREAIEIKKHPNFNREDGWCIPPAWNPIIETIKSKSKPTTARPMDTVSS
- the LOC124638500 gene encoding uncharacterized protein LOC124638500, with translation MDTSDYNNKIQDLLSDESTYKQVKTDPTTKTLKSTSDLIKKYSETLNLDVKYLVPSCAKPPKLYGLPKIHKPNAPLRPIVSQIDSPTYRLAQHLAKVLSPLRGNTAAYVKDSYHFVSEIKHLQLADNETMVSFDVQSLFTCLPVEDCIKIVSKKLAENNMPTEYAELLKHCLTSGYLLWNNHFYTQVDGVAMGSPVSPIVADIFMEDFEERALQSAPVTPKFYKRYVDDTFTILPSDKVTAFLNHLNSINPKIQFTMESEANNSLAFLDVLVIRNPNNTLSHTVYRKKTHTDKYLHGESHHHPTQLSTVGKSLFQRARGICDEQHLGAELQHVKQVLHDNKLRVPRPRRRTRVKPATVERLPAVLPYIRGVTDKIGYILKRASIKTYFKPLKKISQFLPPVKCHIPLQDAGVYKLECDCGLSYIGQTKRSIGTRVKEHIADVKHRRSRQSAVCEHTLDKAQHYIRFDKPQVLARENRFLPRMIREAIEIKKHPNFNREDGWCIPPAWNPIIETIKSKSKPTTARPMDTVSSYAFIVFLVWALIAMVVLAESEGPKLADLLNTADDDVLLAVDSQHAPEMWRHPYGHTIMY